The Penaeus monodon isolate SGIC_2016 chromosome 33, NSTDA_Pmon_1, whole genome shotgun sequence genome includes a window with the following:
- the LOC119594043 gene encoding protein YIPF5-like — protein MSYSWDQQQQYGWGDQSSFSYDMGSPDFGQEQQFQSFDYSSSGGQGGPPPTSTYNNVGGQQPTFFTPGPSIMTPGPNPEAPVTGDSIDDEPPLLEELGINPESILQKTLTVLNPMRRTNPMILQDTDLAGPLAFCLAFGSFLLLSGKAQFGYIYGIGMLGCVSMYGLLNMMSMSGVNLGVVVSILGYCLLPMVGLAGVNVLISLQGAVGMVLTGAAILWCSVSASKLFVTGLAMDHQQPLVAYPCALLYAVFALITIF, from the coding sequence ATGTCATACAGCTGGGACCAGCAACAGCAGTATGGCTGGGGAGACCAATCAAGTTTTTCGTATGACATGGGATCTCCAGACTTTGGGCAGGAGCAGCAGTTCCAAAGCTTCGATTATAGCAGCTCTGGTGGCCAAGGAGGACCCCCACCAACTTCCACTTACAATAATGTAGGGGGTCAGCAGCCTACCTTCTTCACCCCAGGACCATCCATCATGACACCTGGACCCAACCCTGAAGCCCCTGTCACAGGAGACTCCATAGATGATGAGCCTCCCCTGCTGGAGGAGCTAGGAATCAACCCAGAATCCATCTTGCAGAAAACTCTCACAGTTTTGAACCCAATGCGACGCACCAACCCTATGATTCTGCAGGACACAGATTTGGCTGGTCCTTTAGCATTTTGTTTAGCCTTTGGtagtttccttcttctctctggtAAAGCACAGTTTGGTTATATTTATGGCATTGGCATGTTAGGATGCGTGTCAATGTACGGTCTCCTAAACATGATGTCAATGTCAGGTGTAAATTTAGGTGTTGTTGTAAGTATTCTTGGGTATTGCCTGTTGCCCATGGTTGGATTGGCAGGTGTTAATGTACTCATATCTCTTCAAGGTGCTGTTGGTATGGTTTTGACAGGTGCAGCCATCCTCTGGTGCTCAGTTTCAGCTTCTAAATTGTTTGTAACAGGCTTGGCTATGGATCACCAGCAGCCTTTAGTTGCTTATCCATGCGCACTTCTCTATGCTGTGTTTGCTCTTATTACCATATtctag